The proteins below are encoded in one region of Thermococcus sp.:
- the pfdA gene encoding prefoldin subunit alpha → MAETNEQLERLAYEYQLLQAQAQLLAQNLELLTLGRNEFQAVKETLEELKKVEEEKPEILVPIGAGSFLKARIEDKENAIVSVGAGYAIEKNLDDAIAYLDARIKEYEEAIARTQEALRKLEGQLGELAQKAQELQQRQAMGFSVKR, encoded by the coding sequence ATGGCCGAGACAAACGAGCAGCTTGAAAGGCTCGCTTACGAGTATCAGCTCCTTCAGGCCCAGGCACAGCTCCTGGCCCAGAACCTCGAACTGCTCACCCTTGGGCGGAACGAGTTTCAGGCGGTCAAGGAAACGCTGGAAGAGCTCAAGAAGGTCGAGGAGGAGAAGCCGGAGATCCTGGTGCCCATCGGTGCGGGCTCATTCCTGAAGGCGAGGATAGAGGACAAGGAGAACGCGATAGTCAGCGTTGGAGCTGGATATGCCATCGAAAAGAACCTCGACGACGCCATAGCGTACCTCGACGCCCGTATAAAGGAGTACGAAGAGGCCATAGCCAGGACCCAGGAGGCCCTCAGAAAGCTTGAGGGACAGCTGGGAGAACTCGCCCAGAAGGCGCAGGAGCTTCAGCAGAGGCAGGCGATGGGCTTCAGTGTTAAGAGGTGA
- a CDS encoding ArsA family ATPase — protein MREFLLPKEGFRAVFVIGKGGVGKTTTSAALATALAKRGYRTLIVSLDPAHNLGDVFMVKLSDKPKELGENLYASELDMEKLIKGYLKHLEDNLKHMYRYLTVINLEKYFEVLSFSPGIEEYATLEAVRNILLEGEKWDVIVFDTPPTGLTLRVLALPRISLIWADKLIEIRKKILERRRMIAKVHGDRKFQLEGEEFTLPKEEEEDPVMRELLEYRREVMFVEKVITDPKKTSVVAVMNPEMLPLYETERAYQNLKKFKIPLNMIVVNKVITVEREIPEIKVKLDAQRRVLEEIEKKFQKVEIVKVPMFAEEPRGMEWLERLGGMVLEG, from the coding sequence TCGGGCTGTTTTTGTGATAGGAAAAGGCGGTGTTGGTAAGACCACAACCAGCGCCGCCCTGGCAACGGCCCTCGCGAAGAGAGGATACAGGACGCTCATAGTGTCCTTAGACCCGGCACACAACCTAGGCGACGTTTTCATGGTAAAGCTCTCGGACAAGCCGAAGGAACTTGGAGAGAACCTCTACGCGAGTGAACTTGACATGGAGAAGCTCATAAAGGGCTATCTGAAGCATCTGGAGGACAACCTCAAGCACATGTACCGCTATCTGACCGTGATAAACCTGGAGAAGTACTTTGAGGTTCTCAGCTTCTCCCCCGGAATAGAGGAGTATGCCACCCTGGAGGCCGTCAGGAACATACTCCTTGAAGGGGAGAAGTGGGACGTGATAGTCTTTGACACGCCCCCGACGGGTCTAACACTCCGTGTTCTGGCCCTCCCCAGGATATCCCTGATCTGGGCCGACAAGCTCATCGAGATAAGGAAGAAAATACTCGAACGGAGGAGGATGATAGCCAAGGTCCACGGCGATCGTAAGTTCCAGCTGGAGGGGGAGGAGTTCACCCTTCCAAAGGAGGAAGAGGAAGACCCCGTGATGAGGGAGCTCCTGGAATACCGGAGGGAAGTGATGTTCGTCGAGAAGGTAATAACAGACCCCAAGAAAACCTCAGTCGTGGCTGTGATGAATCCCGAGATGCTTCCGCTGTACGAAACTGAAAGGGCCTACCAGAACCTCAAAAAATTCAAGATCCCGCTCAACATGATAGTGGTAAACAAGGTGATAACAGTCGAGAGGGAAATACCGGAAATAAAGGTCAAGCTGGACGCCCAGAGAAGGGTTCTTGAAGAAATCGAAAAGAAGTTCCAGAAGGTTGAGATAGTCAAAGTGCCCATGTTCGCCGAGGAACCCCGCGGAATGGAGTGGCTCGAAAGGCTCGGAGGCATGGTCCTTGAGGGTTGA
- a CDS encoding adenylosuccinate synthetase → MPSYIVVGGQWGDEGKGSVIAYLALKDGPEIIARGGVGTNAGHSVFINGKKYAVRQLPTAFIQRNARLLVGAGVLVDPGVFFHELEHLREFNVAERVGIDYRCSIIEDEHKKLDRSNGHLHERIGTTGSGCGPANADRVMRRARLAKDVPELEPYLTDVAREVNDALDEGKLVLIEGTQGFGLSLYYGTYPYVTSKDTTASAIASDVGIGPTRVDDVIVVFKSFPTRVGAGPFPTEMSQEEAEKLGLVEYGTVTGRRRRVGWFDFEFARYSAKLNGATMLALTMLDKYDREAFGVTDYDKLPRKAREFVEKIEERVGVPVGLIKTGPELEHIIDRREVI, encoded by the coding sequence ATGCCGAGCTACATCGTTGTTGGCGGTCAGTGGGGAGACGAGGGCAAGGGCTCTGTTATCGCCTACCTTGCCCTGAAGGACGGGCCTGAAATCATAGCGCGCGGTGGAGTGGGGACGAACGCAGGGCACAGCGTTTTTATCAACGGTAAAAAGTACGCGGTGAGACAGCTGCCGACTGCCTTCATCCAGAGAAATGCAAGACTTCTCGTCGGTGCAGGGGTTCTTGTTGATCCGGGGGTTTTCTTCCACGAACTTGAGCACCTCAGGGAATTCAACGTCGCCGAGAGGGTAGGCATTGACTACCGCTGTTCCATAATCGAGGATGAACACAAGAAGCTCGACAGGAGCAACGGCCACCTCCACGAGAGGATAGGCACGACCGGGAGCGGCTGCGGACCGGCAAACGCAGACAGGGTCATGAGGCGGGCGAGACTTGCAAAGGACGTCCCCGAACTTGAGCCCTACCTGACGGACGTCGCCCGGGAAGTTAACGATGCCCTCGACGAAGGAAAGCTAGTGCTCATCGAGGGGACCCAGGGCTTTGGACTGAGCCTCTACTACGGAACATATCCATACGTGACCTCAAAGGATACGACAGCCTCCGCCATAGCGAGTGACGTTGGGATTGGCCCGACGAGGGTTGATGACGTCATTGTCGTCTTCAAGAGCTTTCCAACGAGAGTCGGGGCTGGACCGTTCCCGACGGAGATGAGTCAGGAAGAGGCGGAAAAGCTGGGTCTTGTCGAGTACGGGACGGTAACCGGAAGGAGAAGGAGGGTCGGATGGTTTGACTTCGAGTTTGCCCGCTACTCTGCGAAGCTCAACGGTGCAACGATGCTCGCCCTAACGATGCTCGACAAGTACGACAGGGAGGCCTTCGGGGTTACCGACTACGACAAACTGCCGAGGAAGGCCAGGGAGTTTGTTGAAAAGATCGAAGAACGCGTTGGCGTCCCGGTTGGGCTCATCAAGACCGGGCCGGAGCTTGAACACATAATAGACAGAAGGGAAGTTATCTGA
- a CDS encoding alpha/beta hydrolase — translation MEVHRAKFGTPERGWVVLVHGLGEHSGRYERLIRMLNDAGFAVYTFDWPGHGRSSGRRGHTSVEEAMEIIDSIIEELNEKPFLFGHSLGGLAVIRYAETRADKVRGVVASSPALARSPKTPSFMVALAKFLGKIAPGITMSNGLDPKLLSRNPEAVRRYIDDPLVHDRISARLGRSIFENMELAHREAKRINVPILLIVGTGDVITPPEGSRRLFKELTVEDREIREFEGAYHEIFEDPEWADEFHEVIVRWFVEHSRSTASEDDADEDGGAGGV, via the coding sequence GTGGAAGTCCACAGAGCCAAGTTTGGAACCCCTGAAAGGGGCTGGGTAGTTCTCGTCCACGGCCTCGGGGAACACAGCGGAAGGTATGAGAGGCTTATTCGCATGCTGAACGATGCCGGTTTTGCTGTCTACACCTTTGACTGGCCGGGCCACGGCAGGAGCTCCGGCAGAAGGGGGCACACGAGCGTTGAGGAAGCTATGGAGATAATCGACTCAATAATTGAGGAACTAAATGAAAAACCCTTCCTCTTCGGCCACAGCCTCGGAGGCCTGGCCGTGATAAGGTACGCGGAAACAAGGGCCGACAAAGTAAGGGGGGTCGTGGCCTCATCACCCGCCCTCGCCAGAAGCCCAAAGACGCCCTCGTTCATGGTGGCCCTGGCAAAGTTCCTCGGAAAAATCGCCCCAGGAATAACCATGTCCAACGGTCTCGATCCAAAGCTCCTCTCCCGGAATCCCGAGGCGGTAAGGAGGTACATCGACGATCCCCTCGTTCACGACAGGATTTCGGCGAGACTGGGAAGGAGCATCTTTGAAAACATGGAGCTGGCGCACAGGGAGGCCAAGAGAATAAATGTTCCCATACTGCTCATCGTCGGCACGGGGGATGTCATAACACCGCCCGAGGGCTCCAGGAGACTTTTCAAGGAACTCACCGTCGAGGACAGGGAGATAAGGGAATTCGAGGGGGCATACCATGAGATATTCGAGGATCCAGAATGGGCGGACGAGTTCCACGAGGTGATAGTTCGCTGGTTTGTCGAACACTCTCGGTCCACAGCGAGCGAAGATGATGCCGATGAGGACGGTGGTGCTGGAGGCGTATGA
- a CDS encoding ATP-binding protein, whose protein sequence is MQIAVSGGKGGTGKSTVAVNLAIALSDHYDLVLADLDVEAPNDHLLLGVRLANEEPVEMFMPRFDYQKCTRCRKCAEVCEEHAIVAMRDGTPFLMPNLCSGCGACDIVCPVPGAILPGKKLMGHTYLTETPYGFPLVTGRLLEGEERAMPVVSRAKMRARELGKELLMVDTAAGTSNTVSKAIEDSRLIIAVTEPTPLGIHDGELILRLAKLMGIPAVVAVNRSDLGDVAKVREIAERYGAEVIAEIPYSENIIRSYVEGKPVVLTDYPEAGIFREMASRVAEFLGGGE, encoded by the coding sequence TTGCAGATAGCGGTGAGTGGGGGAAAGGGAGGAACCGGAAAGTCAACCGTCGCGGTCAACCTTGCGATAGCTCTGAGTGACCATTACGACCTCGTCCTGGCGGATCTCGACGTCGAGGCCCCGAACGACCACCTCCTCCTCGGAGTGAGACTTGCCAACGAAGAGCCTGTCGAGATGTTCATGCCGCGTTTTGACTACCAGAAGTGCACCCGGTGCAGGAAGTGCGCCGAAGTCTGCGAGGAGCACGCCATAGTCGCCATGAGGGACGGCACACCTTTCCTCATGCCGAACCTCTGCTCCGGCTGTGGGGCATGCGATATAGTCTGCCCGGTTCCGGGGGCCATTCTGCCGGGCAAGAAGCTGATGGGGCACACCTACCTCACCGAGACGCCCTACGGATTCCCGCTCGTTACAGGGAGGCTCCTTGAGGGTGAGGAAAGAGCGATGCCGGTTGTTTCGCGGGCAAAGATGCGCGCCCGGGAGCTTGGGAAGGAGCTTTTGATGGTTGACACCGCCGCCGGAACGAGCAACACGGTCTCGAAGGCCATTGAGGACTCAAGGCTCATCATAGCCGTCACCGAGCCAACTCCCCTCGGCATTCACGACGGTGAGCTGATACTCAGGCTGGCGAAACTGATGGGAATCCCTGCGGTGGTGGCTGTAAACCGCTCGGACCTCGGCGACGTGGCTAAGGTGCGCGAGATAGCGGAGAGGTACGGAGCAGAGGTGATAGCCGAGATCCCCTACAGCGAGAACATCATAAGGAGCTATGTGGAAGGGAAGCCCGTAGTTCTGACGGACTACCCTGAGGCAGGCATTTTCAGGGAGATGGCCTCCAGGGTCGCTGAGTTTCTCGGGGGTGGTGAGTAA
- a CDS encoding NifB/NifX family molybdenum-iron cluster-binding protein: MVEKRCLKVAFGMEDDEHLIDAHYGDSEFFAIYKICEDGGIKLLEKRPNRAKDFKEEEDKGHGDPRKFRTVINQLSDMDVLAAFRMGPNFIRIRDSTDKVVFFTQTRELNIALRRVVENFDDLWGQVQAKKD; encoded by the coding sequence ATGGTGGAAAAGCGCTGCCTTAAGGTGGCATTTGGAATGGAAGACGATGAACACCTTATAGATGCCCACTACGGGGATTCGGAGTTCTTCGCGATTTACAAAATCTGCGAGGACGGGGGCATTAAACTCCTCGAAAAGAGGCCCAACAGGGCCAAGGACTTCAAAGAGGAAGAGGACAAGGGGCACGGGGACCCGCGGAAGTTTAGAACCGTAATCAACCAGCTTTCTGACATGGATGTACTGGCCGCCTTCAGGATGGGGCCCAATTTCATCAGGATTCGAGACAGTACCGACAAGGTGGTCTTTTTCACCCAAACCAGGGAGCTGAACATCGCCCTTCGGCGGGTCGTTGAGAACTTCGACGATCTCTGGGGGCAGGTTCAAGCAAAGAAGGACTGA
- a CDS encoding SDR family oxidoreductase has protein sequence MRNKLVVVTGGAGFIGSHIAWELVKDNEVIIIDNLYTGKEENVPPGAKLVKADIRDYSAIAELIGHADYVFHEAAQVSVVESIRDPVFTEEVNVIGTINILRALLDGHGKLIFASSAAVYGDNPNLPLKETERPKPLSPYGLTKVAAEEYLRVFHELYGLPVVALRYFNVFGPRQGFNQYAGVISIFINRALRNEPLVIYGDGKQTRDFIYVKDVVRANLLVAESRRSNGRVFNVATGKQTSILELAVKIIEITGANTSIIFDKPRPGDIRHSLADIGEIRKLGFEPEFSLEEGLKKTVEWYATDHHR, from the coding sequence ATGAGAAACAAGCTCGTGGTCGTCACCGGAGGGGCCGGCTTCATAGGCTCCCACATAGCCTGGGAGCTGGTCAAGGACAACGAGGTAATCATAATAGACAACCTCTACACCGGAAAGGAGGAGAACGTCCCGCCGGGAGCGAAGCTCGTTAAAGCCGACATCAGAGACTACTCCGCCATAGCCGAGCTGATAGGCCACGCGGATTACGTCTTTCACGAAGCGGCACAGGTCAGCGTCGTTGAAAGCATAAGGGATCCGGTTTTCACGGAGGAAGTGAACGTCATCGGCACGATCAACATCCTGAGGGCACTGCTCGATGGGCACGGAAAGCTCATCTTCGCATCATCCGCGGCTGTGTACGGGGACAATCCGAACCTCCCGTTAAAGGAAACAGAGAGACCAAAACCCCTCTCGCCCTACGGCCTGACCAAGGTTGCAGCCGAGGAGTATCTGCGTGTCTTTCACGAGCTGTACGGCCTTCCAGTTGTCGCGCTGAGGTACTTCAACGTCTTCGGTCCCAGGCAGGGCTTCAACCAGTACGCGGGCGTTATCAGTATCTTCATCAACCGCGCGCTGAGGAATGAACCGCTCGTGATTTACGGGGACGGAAAGCAGACGAGGGACTTCATCTACGTGAAGGACGTTGTAAGGGCCAACCTCCTGGTGGCCGAGAGCAGACGGAGCAACGGAAGGGTCTTCAACGTCGCCACCGGAAAGCAAACGAGCATCCTTGAGCTGGCGGTGAAGATAATCGAGATAACGGGGGCAAATACCTCGATCATATTCGACAAACCGAGACCCGGCGACATACGGCACAGCCTCGCCGATATAGGGGAGATAAGAAAGCTCGGCTTCGAGCCGGAGTTCTCACTGGAGGAGGGCCTGAAAAAAACGGTGGAGTGGTACGCTACGGACCATCATCGCTGA
- a CDS encoding AbrB/MazE/SpoVT family DNA-binding domain-containing protein — translation MVSIRLKVGPKGRIVIPKVFREAYGIKEGGEVIVEPTEKGLVIRGPIEGEELLRKIREERKKINPKRKPKPGELKGISLKDEFDEAWGIEE, via the coding sequence TTGGTTAGTATCCGCCTGAAGGTCGGGCCGAAGGGCCGGATAGTCATTCCAAAGGTTTTCAGAGAAGCATACGGCATAAAGGAAGGTGGAGAGGTTATAGTCGAGCCGACGGAGAAAGGGCTGGTGATACGCGGGCCCATAGAAGGGGAGGAACTCCTCAGAAAAATCAGGGAGGAGAGGAAGAAAATAAACCCAAAGAGAAAGCCAAAACCGGGGGAACTCAAGGGAATCAGCCTCAAAGACGAGTTCGACGAGGCGTGGGGGATTGAGGAATGA
- a CDS encoding ATP-binding protein — protein sequence MQLVIASGKGGVGKSTVTASLLYLLKDEYRFVAVDADADAPNLDLLLGVDHWEAEKELVGAKVARINTGSCVRCGICQERCPYDCIRVIDGDYVVNELTCEGCNVCGLVCPVQGTITLEEVRSGVVKKTTTRYGFPLISAQLDVGRPNSGKLVTEEKEWAKKLMGELGLEHMIVDSAAGIGCQVVASLGGADAVVLIAEPTPASLSDVQRAYRVVQHFRQPAYLVINKADLNPGFTGLGEWAESEGIPILGEIPYDRAVPRSMGMLRPFVEAFPDSKAAGAMREIAERVKDEILK from the coding sequence ATGCAGCTGGTCATAGCGAGCGGTAAGGGGGGAGTCGGGAAAAGCACCGTTACCGCTTCGCTCCTCTACCTGCTGAAGGACGAGTACAGGTTTGTTGCCGTCGATGCCGATGCAGACGCGCCGAATCTCGACCTGCTCCTGGGGGTGGATCACTGGGAGGCTGAAAAGGAACTCGTTGGTGCCAAGGTGGCGCGCATAAACACCGGGAGCTGCGTGCGGTGCGGCATCTGTCAGGAGCGCTGCCCCTATGATTGCATCAGGGTGATTGACGGCGATTACGTCGTGAACGAGCTCACCTGCGAGGGATGCAACGTCTGCGGCCTTGTCTGTCCGGTTCAGGGGACGATAACGCTGGAGGAAGTCCGCTCCGGCGTGGTGAAGAAGACGACCACCCGCTACGGTTTCCCTCTGATTTCAGCCCAGCTTGACGTCGGAAGGCCCAACAGCGGAAAGCTGGTCACCGAGGAGAAGGAGTGGGCGAAAAAGCTGATGGGCGAGCTTGGCCTGGAGCACATGATAGTGGACAGCGCCGCTGGAATAGGCTGCCAGGTCGTAGCCAGCCTCGGCGGTGCCGACGCTGTGGTGCTCATCGCGGAGCCCACACCGGCATCGCTGAGTGACGTCCAGCGCGCCTACAGGGTCGTCCAGCACTTCAGGCAGCCGGCCTACCTCGTAATCAACAAGGCCGACCTCAACCCGGGCTTCACAGGGCTTGGGGAGTGGGCGGAAAGTGAGGGCATCCCAATCCTCGGGGAGATACCCTACGACCGGGCCGTTCCGAGGAGCATGGGCATGCTCAGGCCATTCGTGGAGGCATTCCCCGATTCAAAGGCGGCGGGGGCGATGAGGGAAATAGCGGAGCGGGTAAAAGATGAAATCCTGAAATGA
- a CDS encoding DUF2341 domain-containing protein produces MWRKLRITSIMLVLTLLLGTLGLAVPTITVNVQEIGTGTNRLVSPVWEGRYTLWESGTDVVAVELILTADMPAGTVIYVTLKNSSGVVVSNGTLVVGAGGIPAGTPFNVTVTPVNSAWVDPTQTEVVVLSSEYYGDTSGPIFVNTQKLGIGTYDGSYSRPITVYGSSVFLDYYPIRMLFISSNPSFPWDSLYFTNTTGSCLYYWKEFNGTFVNSDGRTYSWAVFWVNVTNIPANSNETIFVNYLGTGNPCSAYVNPNRVFLFYDNFTSLANWQVGGTPTLSGGELQLDRGDWILSTRSFPVPYSVEVFTNLAYDDGTPYDTRGGGFFSWVYSLGPFVLPYVDSAGSGVGEGIGTEYLNWAGTLIPWSQQDGLVQADASSPITTLNWNYGNSNPTYIMGQWEILNATVTSTSVDFSQVLFLTWNGANWVLSATPSTGIPAYTRSTSSYTITVTSDGRILLGQWSGGPTRVDFVFVRKYVSPEPTYTLGKVYYHLTFVPEPPTASITGASVASTGIPTIASIGKSAPVVLPIEGQNPGGKTIPQLQNKTSEETASNNTSVSERIKELARAANLTLSDDGP; encoded by the coding sequence ATGTGGAGGAAACTCAGGATAACTTCAATCATGCTGGTTTTAACCCTGCTTCTTGGAACCTTGGGGTTAGCCGTACCCACTATCACTGTGAATGTCCAGGAAATTGGAACTGGAACCAACAGGCTTGTGAGCCCTGTCTGGGAGGGAAGGTACACACTGTGGGAGTCGGGTACCGACGTTGTTGCCGTGGAGTTGATACTGACCGCTGACATGCCTGCTGGCACGGTTATATACGTCACGCTGAAAAACTCCTCCGGTGTTGTTGTTTCAAACGGCACCCTGGTCGTTGGGGCTGGAGGCATTCCCGCAGGAACGCCCTTCAACGTTACCGTGACCCCCGTTAACTCTGCATGGGTGGATCCAACACAGACCGAAGTTGTGGTCCTGTCCTCGGAGTACTACGGGGACACTTCCGGCCCGATTTTTGTGAACACTCAAAAGCTTGGGATTGGGACTTACGACGGCAGCTACTCCCGCCCCATAACCGTCTATGGAAGCTCCGTTTTCCTGGATTACTACCCAATACGGATGTTGTTTATATCGTCCAATCCCTCTTTCCCGTGGGACTCGCTTTATTTCACGAACACCACCGGGAGCTGCCTGTATTACTGGAAGGAGTTCAACGGGACGTTCGTCAATTCCGATGGGAGAACCTACTCCTGGGCGGTGTTCTGGGTGAACGTCACGAACATTCCAGCCAATTCCAATGAGACCATTTTTGTGAACTACCTGGGGACTGGGAACCCGTGCTCGGCTTACGTCAACCCCAACAGGGTATTCCTGTTCTACGACAACTTTACCAGTCTTGCCAACTGGCAGGTGGGGGGCACCCCAACCCTCTCCGGAGGAGAGCTCCAGCTTGATAGGGGGGACTGGATACTGAGTACGAGGAGCTTTCCGGTGCCCTATTCCGTCGAAGTTTTTACGAACCTTGCCTATGACGATGGAACTCCCTACGATACAAGGGGAGGGGGGTTCTTCTCCTGGGTCTATTCACTGGGGCCGTTTGTCCTCCCCTACGTGGATTCCGCCGGTTCTGGAGTCGGTGAGGGAATAGGAACGGAATACCTGAACTGGGCGGGCACCTTAATCCCGTGGAGTCAGCAGGATGGGCTGGTTCAGGCGGATGCGAGCTCTCCAATCACAACGCTGAACTGGAACTATGGGAACAGCAATCCAACGTACATTATGGGGCAGTGGGAAATCCTCAATGCGACGGTTACCTCCACATCCGTTGACTTCTCGCAGGTTCTGTTCCTGACGTGGAACGGTGCTAACTGGGTTCTCTCAGCCACTCCCTCCACGGGCATACCCGCGTACACCCGGAGCACGAGTTCCTACACCATAACGGTGACATCCGACGGCAGGATACTGCTCGGCCAGTGGAGCGGCGGACCCACACGCGTGGACTTTGTCTTTGTGAGGAAGTACGTTTCCCCCGAACCCACGTACACCCTCGGGAAAGTGTACTACCACCTCACCTTCGTTCCGGAACCGCCTACTGCATCAATAACCGGAGCCTCGGTTGCCTCAACGGGCATTCCCACGATAGCATCTATCGGAAAATCTGCCCCGGTCGTACTGCCGATCGAAGGTCAGAACCCCGGCGGAAAGACCATTCCACAGCTTCAGAACAAGACCAGTGAAGAGACTGCGTCGAACAACACCAGCGTCTCGGAGAGAATTAAAGAACTGGCAAGGGCCGCGAACCTGACCCTCAGCGATGATGGTCCGTAG
- a CDS encoding iron-sulfur cluster assembly protein: protein MRVEDVLELLRGVENPFTNMDIVSEGLVTKVVVEEEKTTIYVAFARNIPPHPFAMAVNWPVQARIVRDMVKVLDDKLEYFEIVDDTTLQRYYPLDEDMEV from the coding sequence TTGAGGGTTGAGGATGTGCTGGAACTCCTCAGGGGCGTTGAAAACCCATTCACGAACATGGACATAGTCAGCGAGGGCCTCGTAACAAAGGTGGTCGTGGAGGAGGAGAAGACCACGATATACGTCGCCTTCGCCCGGAACATCCCGCCGCATCCCTTTGCCATGGCCGTCAACTGGCCGGTTCAGGCCAGAATTGTGAGGGACATGGTAAAGGTTTTAGATGATAAGCTGGAATACTTCGAGATAGTTGATGATACCACTCTGCAGAGGTACTATCCCTTAGACGAAGATATGGAGGTCTAA